The Blautia luti nucleotide sequence ATGAAGATTTCTCTGATCATCCTGAAATATACACAGTCCAACTCCGTATGTTTCGTAAAAGACGGGCAGGCAATTGGTGTTGGTGCAGGACAGCAGTCACGTGTACATTGTACAAGACTAGCAGGACAGAAGGCTGATAACTGGTTCCTCCGTCAGTGTCCGAAGGTGCTGAACCTGCCGTTTAAAGAGACGATTTCCCGTGCAGAACGTGACAATGCGATTGACGTTTACATTGGAGAGGAATATATGGATGTACTTGCTGACGGTATGTGGGAGAAAACTTTCACAGAGAAACCGGAAGTATTTACGAAAGAGGAGAAACGTGTATGGCTGGATCAGATGACAGATGTTACACTGGGATCTGATGCATTCTTCCCATTCAGTGATAATATTGAGCGTGCGCATAAGAGCGGGGTGAAGTACATTGCTCAGCCGGGTGGTTCTGTGCGTGATGCGGATGTGATTGATACTTGCAATAAATATGGAATTGTGATGAGCTTTACTGGAATCAGACTGTTCCATCACTAAGAAAATTTTGGCGTGGGGACGCGCGGGAGCCAGAAGGTGTTTGACCGCGGTTTCGGAGCCTAAGAAAAACTAAGTGCCTGGGAATCTGCTAAAGGCATGTAAAAAAATCTCAAACTCGCCGACGAGCGGCTCAGACAGTGAGATTTTTTTACATAACGCAGATTCCCAGGCACTAACTTTTTCTAAGACTCCTGCAAATGTGGTCAAACACCTTCTGGCTCCCACGCTGGTTGTTGGAAAATGTGTTCAGATTTAAAATAGGAGACTGTTCGAAAGGAAGAGGACGGTATGTGTGAAATATGATACAGAGAAAGGTGCCTGCTGAATTAGAGGAAATAAAAAAGAATCAGCAACTGGCTGATTCTTTAAGAGCGATAGACGGGGCTCGAACCCGCGGTCTCGACCTTGGCAAGGTCGCGCGTTACCAACTACGCCACTATCGCATTGGGTTGTCTTAATAACAAAATATATATTACTACAGGTGTGGGGATTTGTCAAATGTTTTTTGGAATTTGTTCGAAAAAATTCGGGAATTTGAAATTTTGGTGAACTGTGGGGTGGTAAATTGCAAATGGGGAGGGGGTGTGGTATGATGGGGGAGATTTGAGGGCTGGTTTGCGTCCGGGATATGTGGATGGGAATCCGGCGGTTGTTTGAGTTTGGGCAGGTGACTGTGCGATATAAAGGAGATGTGATTTATTGATGAAGAGAAGATTGCTGGCGGCTTTGCTGTGTGCGGTGTTGGTGGCTCCTTCCGGGAGTGTGACAGCTTCAGCGGAGATCCTGGATTATGAGGGGACGTTGAATTCTTATAAGCAGGATAACAAGACGCCTCAGATTTTTGAGATAGATAATGGCAGCGGGAAGAGTGTGAGTGTCATGGCGAAGTCAGATACGGTAACTGTTTCTGCGAAGTCTACTTATATCCGGTTGAAGCCGGGGAAGAATGGAGAGAAACTTCAGAAGGTGTATCTGGGAACTTCCATGGATCGGGTGGCTGTCTGTGATAATGGATGGAGCAAGGTGAATTATGAAAAGAAGACCAAAGATGGCACGAAGAAGATCATCGGGTATATTCCTACCGCGAAGATAGATAATGGAGATCAGGTGGAAGAGACGAAGGGTACATTTACTGCGTTGAAGGACAGCGATATTCTGGATTATCCGGGAAAGAAGGACGGAGAAGTGGTAGGAGAAGTGATCCAGGAGGATTCAGTGAAGCGGCTTGCTACCATTAATGAGATCTGGAGCCAGATATCCTATAAGAAAGAGAATGGAAAGAAAGGGATCGGATATATTCCTACCAGTGTTTTGGAGAAGACCACTTCTGCCAAGGCAGCAGCGAAAGCGGAAAAGATTGCCAAGGTTGATGGTGAAGAGGCAGGGGTGATCCATAAGAGTAAGGGCGAGGGGGTTTTCGCTGATGCTGTGGATGGTGTTACTGCATCTAAGGATCCTTCTGTAGATGGAGTACAGGTGGGGACTCCTGTTGCTGTGTCTTCCGATGCATCGTTGAAGCCGCTGGGTACATTTAAGATCACTCATTATTGTCCGTGCAGTATCTGTTGCGGTCCGTGGGCTAATGGAGTTACCTCTACCGGGGTGACTGCGACGACCAACAGAACGATTGCTGTAGATCCGACGCAGATTCCATATGGGTCCAAGGTTGTGATCAATGGGCAGGTTTATGTGGCTGAGGATTGTGGAGGTGCGATCAAGAAGAATTGTATTGATATTTATGTTGCGACTCATGAGGAAGGGGAGGAGAAAGGGGTTTATTATACAGATGTTTATCTGTTGCAGTAAAGGTGTTTTTTATAATAATATAGAGTGATAAAAAAACGGGTGTATGTCATATGACATACACCCGTTTTGTATTTTGGTTTGTAAAGGAATTAAAAAATGCCCAGAGCCGGAATCGAACCAGCGACACGAGGATTTTCAGTCCTCTGCTCTACCAACTGAGCTATCTGGGCATTGATGGTGATAATTACCACGGGTTTTATATTAT carries:
- a CDS encoding 3D domain-containing protein, whose amino-acid sequence is MKRRLLAALLCAVLVAPSGSVTASAEILDYEGTLNSYKQDNKTPQIFEIDNGSGKSVSVMAKSDTVTVSAKSTYIRLKPGKNGEKLQKVYLGTSMDRVAVCDNGWSKVNYEKKTKDGTKKIIGYIPTAKIDNGDQVEETKGTFTALKDSDILDYPGKKDGEVVGEVIQEDSVKRLATINEIWSQISYKKENGKKGIGYIPTSVLEKTTSAKAAAKAEKIAKVDGEEAGVIHKSKGEGVFADAVDGVTASKDPSVDGVQVGTPVAVSSDASLKPLGTFKITHYCPCSICCGPWANGVTSTGVTATTNRTIAVDPTQIPYGSKVVINGQVYVAEDCGGAIKKNCIDIYVATHEEGEEKGVYYTDVYLLQ